CAACAGCCGCTCCAGCGGCACGCGCCGGGCAACATCCCTGAGCTCCTCAGCGCTTTTGAAAGTCACAATGCCCGAGAAGGAGATATAGAAGCCGAGATCCAGCGCCGCCCGCGCCATATCCCAATTCTCCGTGAAGCAGTGCATGACCCCACCGGCTGCGGAGGCGTCCTGCTCACGCATGATGGTGATGGTGTCCTCACGCGCGTCGCGACTGTGGATGATCAGTGGCTTGCCGCAAGCCCGAGCGGCCTGGATGTGGTTGGCAAAGCGCTGGCGCTGCCAGTCGAGATCGCCCTCGTTGTAATGATTATCCAGGCCAGTCTCGCCAATGGCGACGATGCGCGCGTCCTCTTGCGCCAGCCCGACCAGTTCTTCAACCGACGGCTCGCGGCCCTGCTGTTCATTCGGATGCACACCAACGGAAACCATCACCTCGGCATAGGGCTCGACCAGCGCACGCATCGCGGGATAGTGCTCAAGATCAATGCCGACCGAGAGCATGCGCTGAATGCCGGCGTCACGGGTCTGCGCCATCAGGGCGGCAAAATCCCCGTCGTAAGCGCTGAGATCGAGGCGATCGAGATGACAATGGGAGTCGACAAACATGGGTGATGGTCCGATAGCCCCGGGGCTCGCCTCACATGGTATGGGTGCTGCGGTCGGACTCGAGCGCACCGGCGAGGTATTCCTCGATCTTGCGCCGGGCGATGCCTTTGTCCTGATCACTGAACTGAATGCCGACACCGACGGCGCGATTGCCCTCGGCACCGACCGGAGTGATCCAGATAATCTTGCCGGCAACGGGAATGCGCTCGGACTCGGTCATCAATTGCAGCAGCAAAAACAGCTCATCGCCGAGCTGATAGCGTTTGTTCGTCGGTATGAAGAGCCCGCCGTTTTTGACAAAGGGCATATAGGCGGCATAAAGCGCATTCTTATCCTTAATGGCAAAGCTGAGAATGCGTTGTCGCCCGGATTTTTTCTCGCCTTCCATATCCTGGTCCTGGGATGCGTCCCATAGCGGCACTGAGCACCTGATACCGGCCCGATCAAGCCAAGGACATTGCCGGCTGATCTAGCTCCTGGCTGATCTAGCTCCTGGCTGATCTAGCTCCCGGCTGACCTGGCCCGTTAGTCCCAAGCGCTCACTCAAAAAGCATAACACGTCAGCAGGATCTTGACGGCCCGGCGCGCGTGGCGGCCAACTGCGCCCAGCGCATCATCAGCGACTCGAGCAACAATTGCTTGTTGACCGAGGACTGCACAAGCGAGCGAGCCCGCATCAGCTGCCGCGCAAACTCATGCAACCGCTCGCGCGGCAGGCGCGCCGCCAGTCCTTGCAGCACCTCGCGCAAGTCCGGATTGCCGAGATAGTCCGACTGCGGAGCACCGGCGAGGCGCGCGATATCGCACACCCAGCCCAAGGCGATCTCGAGCAGCGCGGGAACATCCCGCGACTGCCAGGCAGCAGCGACTGCCAAGGGGTCTTCGCGTCCTTCGGCAACTGCCAGAAACTGGGAAAAACCTTGCCGGCGCATGTCGAGGTAGTCCGCCTGCGCCATGCTGAGCGCGCGCAGGGGCGCACCTTGGGCCAGGCGCAACAGCAACTCGGGCGGCGCTGGCGGAGCCCCAATCGCAGCGGTCAACCAGGGCAACGCCTGAGATTCCGCGGGCGGCACAAAGACCAGATGCTGGCAGCGACTGCGAATGGTCGCCGGAAGCCGAGTCGCATCGTCAGCAATCAGCAGCAGCAGGGTGCGATCGGTCGGTTCTTCAAGGGTCTTGAGAAGACTGTTGGCGGCGGTCCGAGTCATCGCCTCGGCCGGCACAATCTCGATGACCTTGTAGTGCCCACGATGGCTAGTGAGATTCTCGAGCCCGATCAGCGCGCGGATTGCTTCAACCTTGATCTCCCCGCTCGCGCTCTCGGCATCGGGCACAATGCGCTGCAAATCCGGATGACTGCCGGCGTCGATCAGGCGACATTCACCGCAAGTACCACAAGGGGCACCATTTTCCGCCGGGTGCTGACACAAGAGCGCGCGCGCCAAACGCTCGGCAAAGTGCCGCTTGCCAAGCCCGACCGGGCCAGCCAACAGCCAGGCATGCCCGAGTCGCTTGCCGCGATGCGCACTCCAGAGTCGCTGCCAATGCGCCTCGAGCCAGGGCGGGAACCCCTGGCCGCGTTCAGGGATCGGTAAAGCCGCCTGGTCGCTCATCGCCCTTTAGCGCCAACGCCACCAGCGCCAGATCCAAAGGCGGCAGCGAATTCGATCACAAGCTCGCGCACCTGTTGACCAACCAGGGCGACAGCCTGAGTGGCATCCAGCACCCGAAAGCGTCCGGGGTTCTGCTCGGCACGCGCCAGGTAGACGCTGCGCGCGCGCTCAAAAAAACTCAGTGTTTCGGCCTCGAAACGGTCCGGGGTCGCGCGCGCTTTGGCGCGCTGCAGGCCAAGCTCGGCCGGTAAGTCGAACAGAAACGTCAGGTCCGGACGGAGCTCACCCTGGACCAGGGATTCGAGCGCGGCGATGGACTCGGTTGGAAGACCACGTCCGCCGCCCTGATAAGCGAAGCTCGCGTCGGTAAAGCGGTCGCACAACACCCAGGTGCCGGACTCCAGCGCCGGGCGCACGGTATGCGCCAGATGCTCGGCGCGCGCAGCAAAGACCAGAAGCAACTCGGCCTGGGCGCACAGGCCTTTGTGGTCCGGATCGAGCAGCAGCGCGCGAATGCGCTCGGCAATGGGCGCCCCACCCGGCTCACGTGTCTGCACGAAGGGAATGCCAAGCTCGTTCAGGGCCGCAGCCAGGGTCTCGCATTGGGTCGATTTGCCAGCGCCTTCAATGCCCTCGAGCGTGATGAAACGCCCGCGCAAGCGCCCTGGACTCAACGCATCCGCCTCATTCATCGAAACCGCGTTGGATCGCACTGACCGCCCCGCTGGAAGCGTTGCACGGCGCAGTTATGTTCATCGAGCGAGGCGGAAAAATAGTGGCTGCCATCGCCGCGAGCAACGAAATAAAGCGTATCGCCATCCTTGGGATGCAGCGCGGCATGAATGGCGGCACGCCCAGGCAGGGCGATGGGCGTTGGCGGAAGTCCCGCGCGGGTGTAAGTGTTGTAAGGTGAATCCGTCTCAAGATGGGCACGCGTCAGGTTGCCGTCGAAGTCCTCGCCCAGCCCGTAGATGACGGTCGGATCGGTCTGCAAGCGCATGCCTTTGTGCAGACGCCGCTCGAAAACGCCCGCAATTTCCGGGCGCTCGCTGCCAAGGCCGGTTTCTTTCTCGATCACCGATGCGAGAATCAGCGCCTCGTAAGGGGTAGCAATTGGAAGATCAGCCTCGCGTTGCCCCCACTCTTCGGCCAGTACCTCGCGCATGCGCTCATGTGCGCGGCGCAAGACCTGAACATCACTTGCTCCGCGGCGGAACAAATAGGTATCCGGAAAGAACCATCCCTCAAGATGATCGATGTCGAGATCGAGCGCCTCGCGTATCTCGGCATCACTCATCCCTTCGAGCTCGTGCTTGAATCCTGGCGCCGCGGCGATATCAGCGAGCACCTCGCGAAAGCTGCGCCCTTCGATCAGAGTCACCGGATATTGGACGGAGCGCCCGGAAACGAGCAGATCGAGCAGTTGCGGCGGGGTCATCCCCGGGGTCAGGGCATATTCGCCGGCTTTGATTTGATCCGCCTGCTGGCGGTTATAGGCCAACGCGATCAAATGATGCGCGTTGCCGATCAGGCCATCTGCCGCCAACCGGCTTGCCAGCGAGCGCAGCCCCTCGCCGAGAGGGACCTCGAGAACGAGCTGCTCAGGAACAGGCGCAGCCTTGCCGGCTTGATCATCGCTGGCTTGATCATCGCTGGCTTGATCATCGCTGGCTTGATCATCGCTGGCTTGATCATCGCTGGCTTGATCATCGCTGGCTTGATCATCGCTGGCTTGATCATCGCTGGCTTGATCATCGCTGGCTCGATCATCGCTGGCTAGACCATCGTCGGCTGAATCATTGTCGCCTAGCTCATTGCCGGCGTGATCATCTTTGGCTGGATCATCGTCAGCCGGACCATTTTCTGCAGAGCCATGCTCAGCACCGTCGCGGTCCACTGTGTCATGGTCCGCGGCGAGGGCAGTCAGATCAATGGGCGTGGACAAAAAGCGCTGGTAATCCTGCCACAGAAAATAGCCTGCGCCCGCGCCGAGACCGACCAGCAGCATCAGGGCGATCAGAGTGTTTTTCATCGCCGCCCGCCAAAGCAAGACCACCGCCAGCCGTTGCGATTCACGACCATCAAGCCTTTGCGAATATCAGTGTTCCGTTGGTGCCGCCAAAGCCGAACGAATTGCTGAGCGCATACTGTATCGGCATTTCGCGGGCCTGGTTGGGCACCACATCCAGATCGCAGTTGGGATCAGGGGTTTCATGATTAATGGTCGGCGGAGCGACCTGATCGCGCAGAGCCAGCACAGAGAAAATGGCCTCGACACCACCGGCCGCGCCAAGCATGTGTCCGGTCATCGACTTGGTTGAGCTCACGGCCACGTGCTTGGCGTGATCACCCATCGCCAGCTTGACGCCCTTAACCTCGGCAATATCGCCTGCCGGGGTGGAGGTTCCGTGAGCGTTGATGTAGTCGATTTGCTCGGGATTCAGCCCGGCATCGGCCAAGGCCAGTTTCATGCAGTTACAGGCGCCCAGGCCATCCTCTGATGGGGCGGTCATATGGTAGGCGTCGGAGTTCATGCCCATGCCAACCAGTTCGGCATGGATGGTGGCGCCCCGGGCACGCGCCATTTCGTACTCCTCAAGCACCATGATGCCGGCACCGTCGCTCAGCACGAAGCCGTCGCGATCCTTATCAAACGGGCGACTGGCCCGCTGAGGATCATCGTTGCGAGTGGAGAGAGCGCGCGCGGCGGCGAAGCCGCCGAGACCAACCGGCGAGGTCGCCATTTCAGCACCACCGGCGATCATGACGTCCACCATGCCGTGACGAATCATCAGAGCCGCTTCGCCGATATTGTGCGTACCGGTGCTGCAAGCGGAAACGATGGAGTAGTTCGGCCCTCTGAGGCCATACTTAATCGACAGGTTACCAGCCACCATATTGACGATGTTGGCCGGAACGAAGAAAGGCGAAATCTTGCGTGGTCCGCCGCTTAGATAGGCGCCGTAGTTGTTTTCGATTCCGGTAATGCCACCGATCCCCGAACCAACCGCGACACCGATGCGGGCGCGATTTTCATCAGTGACCTCAAGCCCGGAGTGGATGATCGCCTGGGTGCCCGCGGCCATGCCGTAATGGATGAAGGCATCCATCTTGCGCAGCTCTTTCTTCGAGACATACTCGGTCGCGTCGAAGTCGTAAATGGGACCGCCAAAACGCGTGCTGAAGGGCGCCACATCGAAGTGCGTAATGGTCTGAATGCCGCTGCGGCCATTCAGGATGCTGTCCCAGGCGGAGGCGATATTGAGCCCGACGGGGGAAATAATACCCAAGCCGGTAACGACGACCCTTCTACCTGACATGTATCACCTCTTCACTTGCTCCTGCTTAACCGATGCTCTTCATAGTGCGGCACCACCCCGGAGGGTGAAGCTGCTGTTTCAAGTCCAAGACGCCCCAAGGGATCACGCCTCCGTGACGGACGGCCCCAAAGAGCGACTGGCGAGTCGCAGCCTAGCCCAAATGGGCGTTGATGTAATCAACCGCCTGCTTGACGGTCGTGATTTTCTCGGCGTCCTCGTCCGGAATTTCAGTCTCGAATTCCTCTTCAAGTGCCATGACCAGTTCGACGGTATCGAGCGAATCGGCACCAAGATCGTCAACGAAGGAAGCCTCCGAAGTGACTTCTTCTTCCTTGACTCCCAACTGTTCGACAACAATTTTCTGGACTCGCTCTTCAACGCTGCTCATTGTTTGACAAACCTCCAGTGAATGAAACCCCCAAGGGTCGAGGGTCGCGGTATTTTAGAGACAAAACCCCAAGGTTGAAAGCCGAAAACCGCGGCTCCCTACCCCATTAGCATCCCGCCATTGACATGCACCGTCTCGCCGGTAATGTACCCGGCCTGCGGCGACGCCAGAAAGGCAACGGCGGCGGCGACTTCCTCGGCCTGGCCAAGACGACCGAGCGGAATGTTCGCGAGCAGCGCTTCGCGGTGCGATTCTGGCAGGGAACTTGTCATGTCGGTGTCGATAAAGCCCGGCGCCACGCAGTTGACCGTCACGCCGCGCGCGCCAATCTCCCGCGCCAGCGACTTGGAAAAACCGACCAACCCAGCCTTGGCAGCGGCATAGTTGGTCTGCCCGGCATTCCCGCTGAAACCCACCACCGAGGTGATATTGATGATCCGGCCATGGCGCGCCTTGGTCATCGCGCGCATGCAGCGCTTGGTCAGGTGAAAAACGGCGCTCAGATTGGTAGCGATGATCGTATCCCACTCCTCGTCTTTCATGCGCATCATCAGGTTGTCCCGGGTGACGCCGGCATTGTTGACGAGAATCGACGGGGGGCCGCCGAGCTCCGAAGCGATGCGATCGAGCGCCGCATCCATGCTGGCCGTGTCTGTCACATTCATGCACAGACCAAGCGCTTGAATGCCTTGATCGTTGAGCTCTTGCTGAATCCGCCCCGCGCCATCTTCGGTGGTGGCCGTCCCGGCGACACGCGCGCCGGCTTGACCAAGGGCCAGAGCAATGGCGCGACCGATGCCGCGACTTGCCCCA
Above is a genomic segment from Thiorhodovibrio litoralis containing:
- the acpP gene encoding acyl carrier protein — protein: MSSVEERVQKIVVEQLGVKEEEVTSEASFVDDLGADSLDTVELVMALEEEFETEIPDEDAEKITTVKQAVDYINAHLG
- the mltG gene encoding endolytic transglycosylase MltG; its protein translation is MKNTLIALMLLVGLGAGAGYFLWQDYQRFLSTPIDLTALAADHDTVDRDGAEHGSAENGPADDDPAKDDHAGNELGDNDSADDGLASDDRASDDQASDDQASDDQASDDQASDDQASDDQASDDQASDDQASDDQAGKAAPVPEQLVLEVPLGEGLRSLASRLAADGLIGNAHHLIALAYNRQQADQIKAGEYALTPGMTPPQLLDLLVSGRSVQYPVTLIEGRSFREVLADIAAAPGFKHELEGMSDAEIREALDLDIDHLEGWFFPDTYLFRRGASDVQVLRRAHERMREVLAEEWGQREADLPIATPYEALILASVIEKETGLGSERPEIAGVFERRLHKGMRLQTDPTVIYGLGEDFDGNLTRAHLETDSPYNTYTRAGLPPTPIALPGRAAIHAALHPKDGDTLYFVARGDGSHYFSASLDEHNCAVQRFQRGGQCDPTRFR
- a CDS encoding PilZ domain-containing protein; its protein translation is MEGEKKSGRQRILSFAIKDKNALYAAYMPFVKNGGLFIPTNKRYQLGDELFLLLQLMTESERIPVAGKIIWITPVGAEGNRAVGVGIQFSDQDKGIARRKIEEYLAGALESDRSTHTM
- the fabF gene encoding beta-ketoacyl-ACP synthase II; translated protein: MSGRRVVVTGLGIISPVGLNIASAWDSILNGRSGIQTITHFDVAPFSTRFGGPIYDFDATEYVSKKELRKMDAFIHYGMAAGTQAIIHSGLEVTDENRARIGVAVGSGIGGITGIENNYGAYLSGGPRKISPFFVPANIVNMVAGNLSIKYGLRGPNYSIVSACSTGTHNIGEAALMIRHGMVDVMIAGGAEMATSPVGLGGFAAARALSTRNDDPQRASRPFDKDRDGFVLSDGAGIMVLEEYEMARARGATIHAELVGMGMNSDAYHMTAPSEDGLGACNCMKLALADAGLNPEQIDYINAHGTSTPAGDIAEVKGVKLAMGDHAKHVAVSSTKSMTGHMLGAAGGVEAIFSVLALRDQVAPPTINHETPDPNCDLDVVPNQAREMPIQYALSNSFGFGGTNGTLIFAKA
- the fabG gene encoding 3-oxoacyl-ACP reductase FabG is translated as MENEIALVTGASRGIGRAIALALGQAGARVAGTATTEDGAGRIQQELNDQGIQALGLCMNVTDTASMDAALDRIASELGGPPSILVNNAGVTRDNLMMRMKDEEWDTIIATNLSAVFHLTKRCMRAMTKARHGRIINITSVVGFSGNAGQTNYAAAKAGLVGFSKSLAREIGARGVTVNCVAPGFIDTDMTSSLPESHREALLANIPLGRLGQAEEVAAAVAFLASPQAGYITGETVHVNGGMLMG
- the tmk gene encoding dTMP kinase, giving the protein MNEADALSPGRLRGRFITLEGIEGAGKSTQCETLAAALNELGIPFVQTREPGGAPIAERIRALLLDPDHKGLCAQAELLLVFAARAEHLAHTVRPALESGTWVLCDRFTDASFAYQGGGRGLPTESIAALESLVQGELRPDLTFLFDLPAELGLQRAKARATPDRFEAETLSFFERARSVYLARAEQNPGRFRVLDATQAVALVGQQVRELVIEFAAAFGSGAGGVGAKGR
- a CDS encoding TatD family hydrolase, which produces MFVDSHCHLDRLDLSAYDGDFAALMAQTRDAGIQRMLSVGIDLEHYPAMRALVEPYAEVMVSVGVHPNEQQGREPSVEELVGLAQEDARIVAIGETGLDNHYNEGDLDWQRQRFANHIQAARACGKPLIIHSRDAREDTITIMREQDASAAGGVMHCFTENWDMARAALDLGFYISFSGIVTFKSAEELRDVARRVPLERLLIETDSPYLAPVPHRGKKNEPRFVSLVAEKIAEIRGLELAEVAEVTTRNFERLFLAASSVD
- a CDS encoding DNA polymerase III subunit delta', coding for MSDQAALPIPERGQGFPPWLEAHWQRLWSAHRGKRLGHAWLLAGPVGLGKRHFAERLARALLCQHPAENGAPCGTCGECRLIDAGSHPDLQRIVPDAESASGEIKVEAIRALIGLENLTSHRGHYKVIEIVPAEAMTRTAANSLLKTLEEPTDRTLLLLIADDATRLPATIRSRCQHLVFVPPAESQALPWLTAAIGAPPAPPELLLRLAQGAPLRALSMAQADYLDMRRQGFSQFLAVAEGREDPLAVAAAWQSRDVPALLEIALGWVCDIARLAGAPQSDYLGNPDLREVLQGLAARLPRERLHEFARQLMRARSLVQSSVNKQLLLESLMMRWAQLAATRAGPSRSC